CGGTCGGGCACTACAACCGGCCCGACGTCTTCCGGCTGATCGTCAACGAGGCGCCAGCGCCAGCGGTTGAGCAAACCGCGCATTGCTAAGCCAATTGGAATCGGTAAACGGGGTTCCCCATCGGGAACCCCGTTTTGCTTTCGACCACGCACCTGTTCTCATCTGCCGCGCCCGCTTACTCCGCCTCGCCGCCCGACCGCGCCAGCCGCTCGGCCAGCGCCACGAGCGTGCGCACGCCGGCGCCGGTGGCCCCTTTCTCGTGCAGGGGACCCGCCTGATCGGCCCATGACGTGCCAGCAATGTCGAGGTGGGCCCACGGCGTGTCCTCGGCGAATGCGCCGACAAACAGGCCGCCCATGATCGGATGGGCTTTCCGCCCCGGCGCGTTGTTGAGATCGGCCACCGGGCTCTTCAGCTTCTCGTAATAGTGCGGGAAGTTGGGGAGCCGCCACAACAGCTCGCCGGCGTCCTGCCCCGCGGCCAGGACCTCGTCGGCCCAGGCATCGTCGTTGGCGATCAGGCCGGTCACCTCGTCGCCCAGGGCGACGATCACGCCGCCGGTCAGCGTGGCCACGTCGACGATGCGCTTGGCGCCCTGCCGCCGCGCGTACGTCACGGCATCGGCCAGGAGGAGCCGCCCCTCGGCGTCGGTGTTGCGGATCTCCACCGTGCGTCCGTCCAGCATGGTGATGACGTCACCCGGCTTGAACGCCGTGCCGGAGGGGCTGTTTTCCGCCGCCGGGATGAGCGCGAGGAGATTGACCGGCAGCTTGAGCGCGGCCACGGCGTCCAGCGCGCCAAGGACGGCCGCCGCGCCGCCCATGTCTCCGATCATTTCGTGCATGTTCTCCCGCGGCTTGAGGCAGATGCCGCCGGTGTCAAAGGTAACCCCTTTGCCGATGTAGGCCGTCACATCCGCCCACTCCGGCCGGCCCTGGTAGCGAATGACGGTGAAGGTCGGCGGCTGGGCGCTGCCTTTCCCCACGGCCACAATCCCGCCCATGCCCAGCTTCGCAATGGCTTCGGCGTCGAGCACCTCATAGGTCAGTCCATGGCGCTCGGCCAGTTCCGTCGCCTTTTGCGCCAGAGCATCGGGGGTGAGGACGTTGCCCGGCAGGTTGGTCAACTCGCGGGCCAAGACCGTGCCCGAGGCGTAGGCGGCCCCTTTGCGCAGCCCAGCCTCCCACGCTTCGGCATCGACGTTCACGACGACGGACACCGCCTCCCACGACACATCGGGCTCGCTGTTCTTGCGGAAGCCTCGGTACCGGTAGGCGCCGAGGCAAAAGCCTTCCGCCACGGCGTGGGCCGCCCGCTCCGGCGGCAGCATCGCGGCGCGCTCGTGCGGGGCAACGATGGCCACCTTCCGCGCGCCCAGCTTGCGCGCCTCCTTCGCCGCCCGGCCCGCCGCTTCCCGCAGGCGGACAAAATCGAGCCCTTCCGGTTTGCCCAGCCCGACGACGAGCAGCCGCTTGGCCGGCAGCTTGCCCAGCGTGTAGACCGGCGTCACCGCACCCGAGCGGGCGGGTAGATCGCCTTCCTGGAGAAGACGGGCCAGCTGGCCGTCGAGCGCCACATCCAGAGCCGCCCCTTCGCCCTCCAGGGGCACGCCTTCCATGCAGAACAGCACCAACACGTCGGTGGAAACGCCGGTCACCGAACCGCGGTGAACGTGAAAATCCATGGCATTCTCCCCTTTCCCGTCGCAATGAGTTCGTCCGATCGTTACCCGTCGTCCGCCTCCAACCGCAAACGCAGCCGCGGTAGCGCCAGATGGCGCGCCTCGTCCCACGGAATGCGGTCCTGTGGCGGCAGCGCTGCGAGGCACCGGTCGATATACGCCACCACGCCGTCGACGTCGAGACTCCAGAACCGCGGGCGGTACGGCTCCAAATAGCCCTTGGCCGACGAAAACATCAGCCGCGCTCCGCGCAGGTTGCCCAGCTCGGCGTGGTAGAGGGCCACCGCCAGCTGCAACAGCCCTTGCAAGAACTTGTTGTGCCGATCTTCCATCCACAGCTCCTCGAGGAGGTCGTGGCAGGTGTAGTAGTCGCCCTCGTTGAAGCGATCAAGAAACGCCAGGTACTGCGGTGGATAGCGGTCGCGCACGGTCAGCTCCCCTTGCACCAGGCGTTAGGGCAAATCGATCAGGATCAGTTCCGAAGCTTCGCGCGCGGCGATGGACAGGGTTTCCTCGTTCTCGATGCGTGCCTGGTCTCCCGTGGCCATCGCCACGCCATTGAGGTCGGCTCCGCCCTCGATGACGTAGAAAAACGCGCGCCGGCCAGGGGCCAAAACGTGGGTCACGCGATGACCCGCCTCCAGACGGGACACATAGAAGACCGCATCCTGATGGATGCGCAGGGCCCCGTCGTGTCCCTGCCCGGACACCACCGGAAGCAAGCGGTTTGTACGCGCCTCGCGCGAAAAGGACCGCTGCTCGTACCCCGGCGCAATCCCCCGTCTTTCTGGAAGCACCCAGATCTGCAAGAGGTGCACCGGTTCGTCGCCATGGTTCCATTCCGAATGGACAATGCCCGTCCCGGCCGACATGCGCTGCACATCGCCGGCAGACAGCACGCCGCGGTTGCCGAGGCTGTCTTCGTGCGTCAGTTCGCCCTGCAAGACGTAGGTGACGATCTCCATCTCCAGGTGCGGGTGCATCGGAAACCCGCTGCGCGGGGCGATGACGTCGTCGTTGAACACGCGCAGCGGCCCAAAGGAGACGTTGTTCGGATCGTAATAATGGTCAAACGAAAACAGCCAGTACGTTTGCAGCCAATCCGTTTCATAGCGGTACCGCTCATGGGCAGGAATGCGACGAATCATGCTCCCGAACTCCTTTCAACGCGAAGGATAGGCGTGGGTCGGACATCCGGCGCGCCCGCCGTCCCCCGTGAGACCACCACGCCAGCGCGACATACCCGGCAAACGGCACCCCGATAACCCAAAACAGGGCCGACGGATGCAGGTGCGACATGGCCAGCCCGCCGAGGTTGGGTCCGGCGATGCTCGCCACGCTGAAACCGATGGAACCCAACGCGTTGGCCGTCGGCAAGAGGCTTTTGGGCAGCAGATCGGCAGCGTAGGCCAAGCCCAGCGTGTAGATCGATCCGACCAGCGCCCCCGCCACTGCCATCGTCACCAGCAGCGGCACGCCGCGGCCGGCAACGGGCATGAGGAAGAAGAGGAAGGCGCCGGCGGCGATCAGCAGGGGAAGGAGGCGCGCGCGACCCCAGCGGTCCCCGGCCATCGCCAGGGGGAGCTGCAAGACGAGGCTGCTGACGGTAAACGCCGACAAGCTGAACGAAATCCACGCCTCCGCCAGGCCTACCCGCGCCCCGTATACGGGAAAGAGGCTGGTCAAGGTGGCCTCCATCCAGCCGAACAGCGCCGGCGGAAGCAGCGCGAGATAGGCCAGCCGCCACGTTCGCGCGTAGAGGGAAAGGCTGCGCTCGGCACGCCGTTCGGTAACGCTCGGCGGCCGCTCCGGCGGATTGGTCCAAACGGCGGCCAGCGCGGCAACGAGCAGCACCGCGGCCACGCCAAAGGGCACCCACTCCCCAAGGGACAGCAGGGGCAGGGCCAGGGGTCCGACGCCGAACCCCAGCCCGTACGCCATGCCGTACAGCGAGACGATTCGCCCGCGCTTGTCCGCCGGAGCCCGGATGGTGAGCCACAGATGGGCGGCGTAATGCAGAATTTCTGCGCCCACCCCCGAAAGAAAGCGCAAAGCCATCCACAACGCCGGTGAGGCCCACAAGGGATAAAAAAAGAGTGTCCCTGCCATCAGACCGCCGCCGGCCGCTAGCACCGGACGGTAGCCCCACCGGCGGACCAGCCGTTCCGAAAGCGGCGCGGCCACCAGAATGCCTGCATACAGGAACGTCGCGTGCAAGCCGTTGGCCGCCGCCGACAAGCCCTGCCGTTCAAGCAACAGGGCCAACACGGGAAGCAGCATGCCCTGGGCTGCGGCGGCAAGAAAGCAAAGGGCGTAAAGCGGCCACGCGCGAAAACGGCCACCCGGCTCCACCCAACGGTTCATGTGCGGTCACCCACTGTTCATCATACCGCAACCGGGCTCGCTTTAGGAGGTGACATACCGCGGGACGGCCGTTTCGAGCATCATGGCGATGAACCGGTCCACGTAATACGGATCAAACTGGGTGCCGGCGCACCGCTTCAATTCGGCGAACGCTTCGTCAACGGTTTTGGTCCGTTGGTACGGGCGCTCCGTCGTCATGGCGTCAAAGGAATCGAGGATGGTCAAAATGCGGACCAGCTTGGGAATCTGCTCCCCTTTCAGCCCGTACGGATAGCCGCGCCCGTCGAGGCGCTCGTGGTGCAGCTCCACCAGCGGCGCGAATTCCTGCAGCGACGGATAGGCGTTGATGATCTCTTTGCCCCAAATGACGTGCATCTGAATGATGCGCCACTCGTCCTCCGTCGGTTTTCCCTTTTTGGTCAGGATGCTGCGCGGGATTTCCACCTTTCCGATGTCGTGAATCAGCGCGCCGTATGCGAGAAGCCGTTGCTCTCGCTCATCCAATCCCAGATACGCGCCAAACTGCAGGGCGTACTCGTATACGCGGCGGCTGTGCTGGTAGGTGTACGGGTCCTTGACCCGAAACACGGAGATGAGGTTCTCGATCAGGGTTTTGACCGCGTCGTCAGGGGTCATGAACACGCGGGTCAGGCAGTCGCGGTATATGTGGACCTGGTTTTTCCCCTGCTTTTTGGAGTAGTAGAGGGCAATGTCCGCTTTTTTAATCAGGTCGTAACGGTTGAGGGTTTCCGCCGTGACCGTGCTGATGCCGCCGGAAAACGAGATGCATCCGAGGGGAAGGGCCTCGACACCGGGAAACGGCGTGTCGTTGATCGCCTTGCGCATCGCCTGGGCTATGTTGTAAGCGGTTTCGACATCGGTCTGCGGAAGGATGATGGCGAATTCCTCTCCGCCATACCGAAAAACCATGTCCGTCGGCCGCACATGGGCGCGAAGCAAATCGGCAAACCGTTTCAAATACTGGTCGCCTTTGGTATGGCCAAAGAGGTCGTTGTACTTTTTGAAGTCGTCGAGATCCAGGAGGAGCAGGCTAAGCGGATTCCCCGTTTCCTTCGCCCGCTGCACCTCTTCCTCCAGCCGCTCGTGGAAATAGCCGTGATTGTACAACCCCGTTAGGGGATCGGTGATGGCTTTGTTTTTTTGTTCTTGATATAGGACATAATAATTGTTAAATGAAACAGCGATTAACACAATAAAGGTTACAAAGAGAAATACACCGAGCATACCATGATAGTAAAGCAATGAAGACAATGTAATAGAAGACATAATCGAAACAACATACCTAATATAGAAATATCTTACCATTTTTGGTATTGAACTTGAGAAAGGTTCACCAATCAAAATTTTTACGTATAAACCCACCAAAAATGCATTGGTAGCTAAATAAACAAATATGGCGATAATATATGGCATAGGCTGACTAAAACGCGGTTCACCGATATCTCCACCAAAAAATACAAAAGCATAATGACTACTAACTAACATAAAAAAATAAATATTGAAATTAGTTAATACCTTCCAGATATCAACTCTCCGAAGAAAAAGATTTACAATAGTAGCTATTAACAAAGTACATAATGCCGGGAAAATCCCTAGCACAAATACCGATGCTAAATATACAGAAGAATCCATAGATAATAAAATACGGTTTCTATTACCTCTAAGCGGAATAGGAATGGCCCAAAAATCTAATATGACAGCCGCAGCGCTAAAAACATAGATCGATACCCATACCTTCCACTCATCAGTCCAGTACGGATGAATAATAAAATAATAATGGAGCAATAAAAGAATAAAGGCTATAGGGTATATGTAAATACTTTTTTTCATATAATCACCAACCTAAAAGAATTGGGGATGGCTGGTACATAAAATATCTAAATCAAGATTACCCAAATTTAAAAGCCGACGACAACACCAAAACCGCGCTCGCCAGCGCCACGACGTTGAACAGCAGGTAGAGCGTCTTTTTGCTCATGCTTCTCACACCTCCTTCGACAAAAATGCACGTTTTCCTTTCTCTCTCACCCCAAGATTTCTTTCAAATTACATAGCCATCCCCAATTTTTCCTCCCTGGATGGACGCTTCCTAACGAGAAGCGCCTGGATCACCAGAAATGCGCCAATGTTGATCAGCACATCCCCAATGCTCACAACCTGGTGCCGCGGGTAAGGAGGAAGCAGCGGAATGATGTCACCTAAGAAATTCAGGTTGGTTTCCTCGGACATCAAGATGTGCTTGCCGTATGGGCCCTGGGGCAGCGGTTCGATGTACGTCGGGCTGATCAGGCTGGCCGCTTCGGGGGACACCGGCATATAGCCCCCGTTGGCCACCATGACGACAAAATTGAGCAACCCGCCGATCAGCATCACGTTCACGCCGTGGATGTGCCGATTTTGGTAGAGCACGAGGAACATCACGAGATAGGCGCTGAGAAACCATACCGGGCTCATGCGAAAGATCGAGGGCATTTGATCCCGGAAAAGATACAGCGCAACCTGCCCCAGACACAGGGCAACAAACACCCACGCCCCGCGGATGCGCACATCGGCGAGATGCGCCAGCTTTCCCCCACGTAGAAGTGCCACGACAAGACCCAATAGAACGCCGTCGATCAACATTGAAAAACGGTCCTCCCGCGGCAAAATTCTCCTCTTCCCGTCTAAATCTTACGACACAACCCCAAAAAGGACAAGCCCCTTCTGCACCGCATTTCTCTGGCTGCACGACTGCAGTGCGCCGCGCACAATCGCGATTTACCGGCCGGTCGGCTGATCGGCCGCGGGAAGCCGAACCGAGAAACAGGTTCCTTTGCCCTTTTCGCTTCGCACGTCAATGCGCCCGTTCATCGACTGGACAATCCGGTAGGAAACGGTCAACCCCAAACCGGTTCCGTCCTTTTTGGTGGAGAAAAACGGGGTGCCGATGCGCTTCAGCTCTTCTTCGGTCATGCCAAGCCCCGTATCTTGTATGTCAATGCGGATCCACCGCTCCTCCCGCAACGCGGAAACGCTCAGCGTCCCGCCCCACGGCATGGCCTCTACGGCATTTTTCATCAGGTTCATCAACACCTGGTTCAGTTTTTCCCCGTCGCCGTAGACAGAGAGCCCGGGTTCCACCCTGAGGTGCATTTCCACGTTGTGCAAATGGGCAAAGGGGGTAATGACATTGACCACATACTGCACATGGGTGCCAACGTCCAAAACCGATTCTTGCGAGGGCTTGGGTTTGCAAAAGGACAGGTAGTCGCCAATGATCGATTCGGCCCGGTCCAGCTCGTCGACGATGAACGTCAGGTAAGTCTGGCTGCGCGCGTCGCGCGTTTGTTGCTTCAACAGCTGCAAGAAACCGCGCGCCACGGTGAGCGGATTGCGGATCTCGTGGGCGATGGATGCCGCCATCTCCGCCAACGCGTTAAACTTCTCGATGCGCTCGATTTCCATCTTCATTTTCAGCGTGGCCCGCAAGTTTTCACACAAATGAACAAGGAATCCTCCCACCGTCGCATGAACCACGAGAAGAACGGCCTCGTCGGGGATTGCCTCAACCGGCACGACTCCCGCCTGCAAAACATGCCAAGCCACGCTGAGAAGGAAGTACAGGGCATCGAGCGCGACAAACGCCCCAATTCGCTTCCGGTGCGGATACGATTCCCATCGGTTTCGCAACCAGAGAGAAAGAAGAAGGGAAACGGCCAAGGGAACCGCCGAATCTTCCCACGCTGCGCCGCTCACGGCGGTGCGAACAAAAACGTAGCCGATCGCCACCAGCAAGGCGGATCGGGCTTCCCCATACAACAGGCACATCAGCACCGGAATCGCGCCGAGATCATACAGAAAGCCCTCCGCTTGAAAAATCGGAAAAACGGCGCACAGAACCACGGTTCCAAATGCCAGCACGGTGATGAACAGGTGGTTGGGAGCGTTAAATTTCCCGTGTTTTTCAGCCCAAACCATCTGATAAACAAAGAACGCGAACAAAAGAATCAAAACATTTAGGAGCAGATTCCGGATATCCACCAACGTCCTCACCCTACGACCATTTTACCGCACACCCGAAAATGGTGCAGGTTGCGTTTCTCCCAGTCAAAAAGTCCCCACGCGCGTCAGCGTGAGGACACCGGCTTGAGCAACGTCACCGTCTCCACATGGCTGGTGTGTGGGAACATGTCAACGGGTTGGATCCATTGGAGGCGAAACCCGCCATCGAGG
This genomic interval from Calditerricola satsumensis contains the following:
- a CDS encoding DUF5317 domain-containing protein, whose protein sequence is MLIDGVLLGLVVALLRGGKLAHLADVRIRGAWVFVALCLGQVALYLFRDQMPSIFRMSPVWFLSAYLVMFLVLYQNRHIHGVNVMLIGGLLNFVVMVANGGYMPVSPEAASLISPTYIEPLPQGPYGKHILMSEETNLNFLGDIIPLLPPYPRHQVVSIGDVLINIGAFLVIQALLVRKRPSREEKLGMAM
- a CDS encoding leucyl aminopeptidase, with protein sequence MDFHVHRGSVTGVSTDVLVLFCMEGVPLEGEGAALDVALDGQLARLLQEGDLPARSGAVTPVYTLGKLPAKRLLVVGLGKPEGLDFVRLREAAGRAAKEARKLGARKVAIVAPHERAAMLPPERAAHAVAEGFCLGAYRYRGFRKNSEPDVSWEAVSVVVNVDAEAWEAGLRKGAAYASGTVLARELTNLPGNVLTPDALAQKATELAERHGLTYEVLDAEAIAKLGMGGIVAVGKGSAQPPTFTVIRYQGRPEWADVTAYIGKGVTFDTGGICLKPRENMHEMIGDMGGAAAVLGALDAVAALKLPVNLLALIPAAENSPSGTAFKPGDVITMLDGRTVEIRNTDAEGRLLLADAVTYARRQGAKRIVDVATLTGGVIVALGDEVTGLIANDDAWADEVLAAGQDAGELLWRLPNFPHYYEKLKSPVADLNNAPGRKAHPIMGGLFVGAFAEDTPWAHLDIAGTSWADQAGPLHEKGATGAGVRTLVALAERLARSGGEAE
- a CDS encoding ATP-binding protein — encoded protein: MCENLRATLKMKMEIERIEKFNALAEMAASIAHEIRNPLTVARGFLQLLKQQTRDARSQTYLTFIVDELDRAESIIGDYLSFCKPKPSQESVLDVGTHVQYVVNVITPFAHLHNVEMHLRVEPGLSVYGDGEKLNQVLMNLMKNAVEAMPWGGTLSVSALREERWIRIDIQDTGLGMTEEELKRIGTPFFSTKKDGTGLGLTVSYRIVQSMNGRIDVRSEKGKGTCFSVRLPAADQPTGR
- a CDS encoding pirin family protein gives rise to the protein MIRRIPAHERYRYETDWLQTYWLFSFDHYYDPNNVSFGPLRVFNDDVIAPRSGFPMHPHLEMEIVTYVLQGELTHEDSLGNRGVLSAGDVQRMSAGTGIVHSEWNHGDEPVHLLQIWVLPERRGIAPGYEQRSFSREARTNRLLPVVSGQGHDGALRIHQDAVFYVSRLEAGHRVTHVLAPGRRAFFYVIEGGADLNGVAMATGDQARIENEETLSIAAREASELILIDLP
- a CDS encoding DUF309 domain-containing protein, whose translation is MQGELTVRDRYPPQYLAFLDRFNEGDYYTCHDLLEELWMEDRHNKFLQGLLQLAVALYHAELGNLRGARLMFSSAKGYLEPYRPRFWSLDVDGVVAYIDRCLAALPPQDRIPWDEARHLALPRLRLRLEADDG
- a CDS encoding MFS transporter, with the translated sequence MNRWVEPGGRFRAWPLYALCFLAAAAQGMLLPVLALLLERQGLSAAANGLHATFLYAGILVAAPLSERLVRRWGYRPVLAAGGGLMAGTLFFYPLWASPALWMALRFLSGVGAEILHYAAHLWLTIRAPADKRGRIVSLYGMAYGLGFGVGPLALPLLSLGEWVPFGVAAVLLVAALAAVWTNPPERPPSVTERRAERSLSLYARTWRLAYLALLPPALFGWMEATLTSLFPVYGARVGLAEAWISFSLSAFTVSSLVLQLPLAMAGDRWGRARLLPLLIAAGAFLFFLMPVAGRGVPLLVTMAVAGALVGSIYTLGLAYAADLLPKSLLPTANALGSIGFSVASIAGPNLGGLAMSHLHPSALFWVIGVPFAGYVALAWWSHGGRRARRMSDPRLSFALKGVREHDSSHSCP
- a CDS encoding bifunctional diguanylate cyclase/phosphohydrolase, with product MKKSIYIYPIAFILLLLHYYFIIHPYWTDEWKVWVSIYVFSAAAVILDFWAIPIPLRGNRNRILLSMDSSVYLASVFVLGIFPALCTLLIATIVNLFLRRVDIWKVLTNFNIYFFMLVSSHYAFVFFGGDIGEPRFSQPMPYIIAIFVYLATNAFLVGLYVKILIGEPFSSSIPKMVRYFYIRYVVSIMSSITLSSLLYYHGMLGVFLFVTFIVLIAVSFNNYYVLYQEQKNKAITDPLTGLYNHGYFHERLEEEVQRAKETGNPLSLLLLDLDDFKKYNDLFGHTKGDQYLKRFADLLRAHVRPTDMVFRYGGEEFAIILPQTDVETAYNIAQAMRKAINDTPFPGVEALPLGCISFSGGISTVTAETLNRYDLIKKADIALYYSKKQGKNQVHIYRDCLTRVFMTPDDAVKTLIENLISVFRVKDPYTYQHSRRVYEYALQFGAYLGLDEREQRLLAYGALIHDIGKVEIPRSILTKKGKPTEDEWRIIQMHVIWGKEIINAYPSLQEFAPLVELHHERLDGRGYPYGLKGEQIPKLVRILTILDSFDAMTTERPYQRTKTVDEAFAELKRCAGTQFDPYYVDRFIAMMLETAVPRYVTS